In Merismopedia glauca CCAP 1448/3, the following proteins share a genomic window:
- a CDS encoding CHAT domain-containing protein, whose product MPKLTANILLVIILIVLPIPALSQSQIEVIKTYLKQGKIEKARELLSPLKSDNSPVVLATFGDYYYLVKDYQQAIDYYNQSLKIESNPDILANLGEVYWSRHQNSQRLLLGFQGIVNPQLINRLKTESASDRQQALSIWQQVFKVDPDRAKASLYLAKADPKYLPQAETVVNQLPNNATKVPFILNLAELSGDKNLLELALSLTKDRRITSWIYYQQGTIPSLIEALNLAESLPAYDLLWRYQWKLADLYGEAGDKKREQVFLELAVAATQELRINPANVELKATIEPLYKKLAQLYFQNGSVKQGQDILNLLQVSQLQSFLLENCFTEVTKYLNPQTKNVAYIQTLVVNNGIFTIVKKGDSLQKSFTPIKSEEIQQKVLALRTTLPDTTSEKYIILSQELYNLLIAPIKPQLSGVNQLVFNNDPILTTIPYSALYDGKKFLIEDFAITYSLGFSPQIMASQNPSKTLLMGIENPPQPWINLPYAEEEINAIANTVPASVKAEEKTFTNFKTIQPDFNTIHIATHSQLAVDIKESTIVFADREVTMAEFERVLASRSEPIDLLVLSGCQTGVGDSRSVLGLAGMAAKNQVKKILASLWAVNDADTAKLMEQFYSFRQSGVSDAKALQMAQKQMLQNNLPPFSWSSFILIEN is encoded by the coding sequence ATGCCCAAACTTACAGCTAATATTTTGTTAGTCATAATCTTGATTGTACTACCTATTCCTGCTTTATCACAATCGCAAATTGAAGTCATCAAAACCTATTTAAAACAAGGAAAAATAGAAAAAGCTAGAGAATTATTATCACCATTAAAGTCCGATAACTCTCCCGTGGTACTAGCTACTTTTGGGGATTATTATTATCTAGTCAAAGATTATCAACAAGCAATTGATTATTACAATCAGAGCTTGAAGATTGAGAGTAATCCAGATATATTAGCTAATTTAGGGGAGGTTTATTGGAGTCGCCATCAGAATTCTCAAAGACTTTTATTGGGATTTCAAGGAATTGTTAATCCCCAATTAATCAATCGACTAAAAACTGAATCTGCAAGCGATCGCCAACAGGCTTTAAGTATTTGGCAACAAGTTTTTAAAGTTGACCCCGATCGAGCCAAAGCTAGTCTTTATTTAGCCAAGGCTGATCCCAAATATTTACCTCAAGCTGAAACAGTTGTGAATCAATTACCAAATAATGCTACCAAGGTGCCTTTTATATTGAATTTAGCCGAACTTTCGGGTGACAAAAACTTACTGGAATTAGCCTTAAGTTTAACCAAAGATAGGAGAATTACTTCTTGGATTTATTATCAACAAGGAACAATTCCTAGTTTAATAGAAGCACTTAATTTGGCGGAATCTCTGCCAGCTTACGACCTTTTGTGGCGCTACCAATGGAAATTAGCAGATCTGTATGGAGAAGCTGGAGATAAAAAAAGAGAGCAAGTGTTTTTAGAATTGGCGGTAGCAGCCACTCAAGAGTTAAGAATTAATCCAGCAAATGTGGAACTGAAAGCTACTATCGAACCTTTATATAAAAAGTTAGCTCAGCTTTATTTTCAAAACGGCTCAGTCAAGCAAGGACAAGATATTTTAAATTTATTGCAGGTATCTCAATTACAAAGCTTCTTGTTAGAAAACTGCTTTACTGAAGTGACTAAATATTTAAATCCTCAAACTAAAAATGTGGCATATATTCAAACATTGGTAGTAAATAATGGAATTTTTACCATAGTCAAAAAAGGGGACTCTTTGCAAAAGAGCTTTACTCCGATTAAATCTGAGGAGATCCAACAGAAAGTTTTAGCTTTGAGAACCACTTTGCCAGATACTACTAGCGAAAAATACATTATCCTTTCCCAAGAACTTTATAACTTACTGATTGCTCCTATTAAACCTCAACTAAGTGGAGTTAACCAACTAGTATTTAATAACGACCCGATTCTAACTACCATTCCCTATAGCGCTTTATATGATGGCAAAAAATTTCTGATCGAGGATTTCGCTATTACTTATTCTTTAGGATTTTCACCTCAAATTATGGCGAGTCAAAATCCCTCAAAAACATTGCTCATGGGGATCGAAAATCCTCCTCAACCCTGGATTAATTTACCTTATGCTGAAGAAGAAATAAATGCGATCGCCAATACTGTACCAGCATCTGTTAAAGCTGAAGAGAAAACATTTACTAACTTTAAAACTATCCAACCAGACTTTAATACAATCCACATTGCTACCCATTCTCAACTAGCAGTGGATATTAAGGAATCTACCATTGTTTTTGCAGATCGAGAAGTGACTATGGCAGAATTTGAACGAGTGCTAGCTTCCAGAAGTGAACCCATCGATCTCTTAGTGTTAAGTGGTTGTCAAACTGGAGTAGGGGACAGTCGCTCAGTTTTGGGCTTAGCTGGGATGGCAGCTAAAAACCAGGTCAAGAAAATACTAGCAAGTTTGTGGGCAGTTAATGATGCTGATACAGCTAAATTAATGGAGCAGTTTTACAGTTTTCGCCAATCTGGTGTATCTGATGCTAAAGCCTTACAAATGGCACAAAAACAGATGCTGCAAAACAACCTTCCTCCCTTTTCTTGGTCGAGTTTTATTTTGATCGAAAATTAA
- the ggt gene encoding gamma-glutamyltransferase: MPKSTPPQHTKRRRFQKYLRVLGIGSGAIAGVILIDMALFGSVYHPLTYLYNGASWILCQNTIAPSCVRTSEPEAYRSSPKSTATLARKEMVVTTHHLASKVGEQILAQGGNAIDAAVAIGYALAVVDPCCGNIGGGGFMLIRLANGKEIFLNFRERAPLAATPDMYLDAQGKPIKSLSTQGYLAVGVPGTVKGLDTALSKYGTMSRTQVMAPAIALAKVGFILYDADAKILQQAKSKVQSDPAASAIFLKQGSRVYQSGDRPIQTDLARTLETISQQGVDAFYQGQIAREIASYSQKQGGILQIEDFTNYKVTESPPLRCSYRGYEVVTTPPPGGGVTLCQMLNILEGYQIPKLERTSSQRWHLMLSAMFFAYRDRNTYLGDPDFVNIPVKRLLSADYTRSLRAQIPQQQALSPKSDTNTPEGNNTTHYSVIDRQGNAVSVTYTINSYFGAGVVAGNTGFLLNNEMDDFTAKVGVANSYGLKQGEKNAIAPFKQPLSSMSPTIVLKDGKPLLITGSPGGSTIPTTVLQVISNVIDYGMSVESAVNTPRIHYQGSPNWVLTEPFALPSQTVQQLWDRGYKVVPFVSWGAAESIGIDREMREIWGVNDVRKPAGAAAGN; this comes from the coding sequence ATGCCTAAATCAACTCCCCCCCAGCATACCAAACGACGACGGTTTCAAAAGTACCTGCGGGTGTTAGGAATTGGCTCTGGAGCGATCGCAGGTGTCATACTCATAGATATGGCTCTATTTGGCAGTGTCTATCACCCGTTAACTTATCTATACAATGGGGCTAGTTGGATACTATGCCAGAACACTATAGCTCCTAGCTGCGTTCGCACCAGCGAGCCGGAGGCTTATCGGTCTTCCCCAAAGTCTACAGCTACCTTAGCTCGAAAGGAAATGGTAGTCACTACCCATCACCTTGCTTCCAAGGTAGGAGAGCAAATCTTAGCTCAAGGCGGTAATGCCATTGATGCGGCGGTAGCGATTGGGTATGCTTTAGCTGTGGTTGACCCCTGTTGTGGGAACATTGGTGGTGGTGGATTCATGTTGATTCGCCTCGCCAATGGCAAAGAGATTTTCCTCAACTTTCGGGAACGAGCGCCTCTAGCTGCTACGCCAGATATGTATCTCGATGCTCAAGGAAAACCGATTAAAAGTCTTTCTACTCAAGGTTATCTAGCTGTGGGAGTTCCTGGTACTGTTAAAGGACTCGATACGGCTTTGAGTAAATATGGAACTATGAGTAGAACTCAAGTGATGGCTCCAGCGATCGCTTTGGCGAAAGTTGGGTTTATTCTCTATGATGCTGATGCCAAGATTTTACAACAGGCTAAGTCTAAAGTACAGTCAGATCCCGCAGCTAGCGCCATTTTCCTCAAACAAGGTAGCAGGGTTTATCAAAGTGGCGATCGCCCAATCCAAACCGATCTCGCTCGCACCCTGGAAACTATCTCCCAGCAAGGCGTAGATGCGTTTTATCAAGGTCAGATTGCCCGTGAGATCGCGAGCTATAGTCAAAAGCAAGGCGGAATTCTCCAAATAGAAGACTTTACCAATTACAAAGTGACAGAATCTCCACCTCTGCGCTGCTCTTATCGGGGATATGAGGTAGTCACGACTCCACCGCCAGGAGGTGGAGTAACTTTGTGTCAGATGCTCAATATTTTAGAAGGCTATCAAATCCCAAAGCTAGAGCGCACATCCAGTCAAAGATGGCACTTAATGCTATCTGCCATGTTTTTCGCTTACCGCGATCGCAATACCTACCTCGGCGATCCCGATTTCGTGAATATCCCAGTCAAGCGCTTACTTTCCGCCGACTATACTCGGAGTTTGCGCGCTCAAATTCCTCAGCAACAAGCTTTATCTCCTAAATCAGACACTAATACTCCAGAAGGTAACAATACCACCCATTATTCAGTGATTGACCGCCAGGGTAATGCAGTATCTGTCACTTACACCATTAATTCCTATTTTGGGGCTGGGGTAGTGGCAGGTAATACAGGGTTTTTGTTGAACAACGAGATGGATGATTTCACAGCTAAAGTGGGTGTAGCTAATAGCTATGGACTCAAACAAGGAGAAAAAAATGCGATCGCTCCTTTCAAGCAACCTTTAAGTTCCATGTCACCCACCATAGTTCTAAAAGATGGTAAACCTTTGCTCATTACAGGCAGTCCTGGCGGTTCTACTATCCCCACCACTGTTTTACAAGTAATTAGCAACGTCATAGACTACGGAATGAGTGTAGAATCGGCAGTCAATACACCTCGAATCCATTACCAAGGCTCTCCTAATTGGGTACTAACCGAACCGTTTGCTTTGCCTAGCCAAACCGTACAGCAGTTATGGGACAGGGGATACAAGGTTGTACCATTTGTCAGTTGGGGTGCAGCAGAATCAATCGGCATTGATCGTGAAATGAGAGAAATTTGGGGGGTCAATGATGTTAGAAAACCAGCAGGTGCTGCGGCTGGGAATTAG
- a CDS encoding ShlB/FhaC/HecB family hemolysin secretion/activation protein: protein MTNKILAVSLGIILTFNFPVLSQTTSQIIEFSFAGNRSFSNEELQLVVAPYLGLEVDLSNLVAVRQAITKFYRERGYPSAIALIPLQEIQGGVVKIEVKEGKLTQVKVTGNSRLSNDYLTGQINVASPLNVNDLENQLQLIKQNPLIEDLKGELVAGDEVGTAVLKLQIQEIDWKSWRYSLDNYASPVSGKWQHSVTYVNPSLRGRGDTLGAKVTLTEGGSNYQVFYEFPVQTNGAAIDLNFSKSQRQIVEKPISVLDLQSEAQKLSIGYKQPLVRQPQQKVNLNFGVDWQSSETFLDGERFPFEQTSDNGKTEIITARLGQEWSQQNSDRAIFVNSKFSVGTGTKSQSFFSWVLTGEYYQKIGNLTAKAKIGLQLATPQLFPTEQFALGGIDTVRGYRFNEFLSNNGMVGNLELQIPVSRNLQVDPFLDFGQIWGDNRETIGSAGVSTVWKLNSNLLLRVDLAFPFTDNQSADNWLFAVEGRF from the coding sequence ATGACTAACAAAATATTAGCTGTAAGTTTGGGCATAATATTAACCTTTAACTTCCCTGTATTATCTCAAACTACTTCTCAAATTATCGAGTTTAGTTTTGCGGGTAACCGCTCTTTTTCTAATGAAGAATTACAATTAGTTGTGGCTCCCTATCTGGGGTTAGAAGTCGATTTGTCAAATTTGGTAGCAGTCCGCCAAGCGATTACTAAATTTTACAGGGAGCGGGGCTATCCGAGTGCGATCGCTTTAATTCCTCTCCAAGAAATCCAAGGCGGAGTCGTCAAAATAGAAGTTAAGGAAGGGAAACTAACCCAAGTCAAAGTTACAGGTAATTCTCGATTATCTAATGATTATTTAACTGGGCAAATTAATGTGGCTAGTCCTCTTAATGTCAATGATTTAGAAAATCAGTTGCAACTAATTAAACAAAACCCTTTAATTGAAGATCTCAAAGGAGAACTAGTAGCAGGAGATGAAGTTGGTACTGCTGTTCTGAAACTCCAGATTCAAGAAATTGACTGGAAATCTTGGCGTTATTCCCTAGATAATTATGCTTCTCCTGTGAGTGGAAAATGGCAGCACTCTGTCACCTATGTAAATCCCAGTTTAAGGGGGCGAGGAGATACTTTAGGAGCTAAAGTTACTTTAACCGAAGGAGGAAGCAATTATCAAGTTTTTTACGAGTTTCCGGTTCAGACCAATGGTGCGGCTATCGATCTCAACTTCAGCAAATCTCAGCGCCAAATCGTTGAAAAACCGATATCTGTGCTGGATTTACAATCTGAGGCTCAAAAGCTATCAATTGGTTACAAACAGCCTTTAGTGCGTCAGCCTCAGCAGAAAGTGAATCTGAATTTCGGCGTAGATTGGCAATCTAGCGAGACTTTCTTAGATGGGGAGCGTTTTCCCTTCGAGCAAACCTCAGACAATGGCAAAACAGAAATTATCACTGCCAGATTAGGTCAAGAATGGAGTCAGCAAAATTCAGATCGTGCTATATTTGTTAACTCAAAATTCAGTGTAGGTACGGGAACAAAATCTCAGAGCTTTTTCAGTTGGGTACTGACAGGGGAATATTACCAAAAAATTGGTAACTTAACCGCTAAAGCTAAAATTGGACTACAACTAGCTACTCCACAGCTATTTCCAACAGAGCAATTCGCTTTAGGGGGAATTGATACTGTCAGAGGATACAGATTTAATGAATTTTTAAGTAATAATGGAATGGTCGGCAACTTAGAGTTGCAAATTCCAGTCAGCAGAAATTTGCAAGTTGACCCCTTTCTAGATTTTGGTCAGATTTGGGGCGATAATCGAGAAACTATCGGTAGTGCTGGAGTTTCGACTGTGTGGAAGCTCAACTCCAATTTGCTCCTTCGAGTGGACTTGGCTTTTCCATTCACCGATAACCAAAGCGCGGATAATTGGCTATTTGCTGTAGAAGGTAGGTTTTAG
- a CDS encoding two-partner secretion domain-containing protein, with the protein MKLLVWCGSISLAMPLGCGYVIASVFLVDHPAQSQVIPDSTLPVNSQVTNNGNTSIINGGTTRGTNLFHSFREFSLTTGGTAHFNNSLKIQNIFSRVTGNSISNIDGTLKTNGSANLFFLNPRGVVFGANARLNLGGSVLATTADRINFADGTVFSAIQPQPILTVSIPVGLGLGTEPGKIQVLGSGHQLIAPLFSPVSRPNSATGLQVSPGQTLALVGGDVSLIGGVITAPGGRIEVGSGSNGEVSFSTTNSQWSLDYQRVPQWRNIKLSKRSLLDTSGNGGASIQLQGRQIQLQDGSVLLSQNQGILPDGELRLKASEFIDINGTDPIARIPGGVFSESINLGNSGNIAIFSPKIRLQTGGELTTRTYSLGKGGNISIEAADSLQILGLSPIDSRAVSTVNALTFGSGAAGDIQVTTSQLEIVGGGRLLSSASSTGAGGNVTINASDFVELKGFGVQRLQRSSISASTIGYGRAGNLTINTSRLILADGSRIDTSTVASGFGGNININAMKLVDVSGTAPDSDLSSSITASAFRADPQLQEIFGLPSLPSANSGNIAINTSQLRVTDQALIAVENQGTGDAGSIFVNAPEISFNSGGSITAATASGNGGEIRINSSDLRLDDAFITATAGERGNGGNIEINTDALVLDNSSITANAFSGTGGNIEINTALLLQRDSEVSASSELGLDGQVEINQLNSPSTLFVISAAPIVFSTETAIAPPCSQQKAEFSLTGTSGLPLPPSDLQFPGSGSDALEANALVHRPDGSISLAYSPSLDLPCQK; encoded by the coding sequence ATGAAACTCCTAGTCTGGTGTGGCAGTATATCATTAGCGATGCCGCTAGGCTGCGGCTACGTCATCGCTAGCGTTTTTTTGGTTGACCATCCGGCTCAATCTCAAGTTATTCCCGACTCTACTTTACCTGTTAACTCCCAAGTCACAAATAATGGCAATACCAGCATCATCAATGGGGGAACGACTAGAGGAACTAATCTTTTCCATAGCTTCAGGGAATTTTCTCTGACTACAGGTGGAACTGCTCATTTTAATAACTCTCTCAAGATCCAAAATATCTTTAGTCGCGTCACTGGTAATTCCATTTCCAATATTGACGGCACTCTCAAAACTAATGGTAGCGCTAACCTCTTTTTTCTCAACCCTAGAGGGGTCGTTTTTGGAGCTAATGCTAGGTTAAATCTGGGTGGTTCTGTCTTGGCTACTACAGCAGATCGGATTAACTTTGCTGATGGTACAGTTTTCAGTGCCATTCAACCACAACCGATATTGACTGTGAGCATCCCTGTTGGTTTAGGATTAGGGACTGAGCCAGGAAAGATCCAGGTTTTAGGTAGTGGACATCAACTAATCGCACCACTTTTCTCACCTGTATCTAGACCTAACTCAGCTACAGGTTTACAAGTCTCACCAGGACAAACTCTGGCATTGGTAGGTGGGGATGTTTCTTTGATAGGTGGGGTAATTACGGCTCCAGGAGGTCGAATTGAAGTTGGTAGCGGCTCAAATGGCGAAGTAAGTTTTTCCACCACCAATTCTCAATGGTCTTTGGATTACCAAAGAGTCCCACAGTGGAGAAATATTAAGTTATCTAAGAGATCTTTACTGGATACTAGCGGTAATGGTGGTGCTTCCATTCAATTGCAGGGTAGACAAATTCAGCTTCAAGATGGCTCTGTGTTGTTGAGCCAAAATCAAGGAATCTTGCCAGATGGAGAATTAAGGCTAAAAGCTAGCGAATTCATTGATATTAACGGAACAGATCCGATTGCCAGAATTCCAGGGGGAGTATTTAGTGAATCTATTAATCTAGGAAATAGCGGAAATATCGCCATCTTTTCTCCCAAAATAAGACTTCAAACGGGAGGAGAATTGACGACTAGAACCTATAGTTTGGGAAAAGGGGGGAATATATCAATTGAGGCGGCTGATTCTTTGCAAATTCTGGGACTTTCACCCATCGATTCTCGAGCCGTCAGTACTGTCAATGCCCTAACTTTTGGCTCTGGTGCGGCTGGAGATATTCAAGTTACTACTTCCCAATTGGAAATAGTCGGAGGAGGACGTTTATTATCCAGCGCTAGCAGCACTGGTGCTGGGGGAAATGTAACGATAAATGCCAGTGATTTCGTGGAATTAAAGGGATTTGGGGTTCAGAGATTGCAAAGAAGCTCTATTAGCGCTTCTACAATTGGCTATGGTCGAGCAGGGAATTTAACCATTAATACCTCCCGATTAATTCTTGCTGATGGCTCCAGAATAGATACCTCTACGGTGGCTTCTGGCTTTGGTGGGAATATAAATATTAATGCGATGAAATTGGTGGATGTCAGTGGTACAGCGCCTGATTCAGATTTATCAAGCTCAATTACTGCCAGTGCTTTCAGGGCAGATCCGCAATTGCAGGAGATTTTTGGTCTACCCTCTCTTCCTTCCGCCAATTCGGGAAATATTGCCATTAACACGTCTCAATTGCGAGTTACCGATCAGGCTTTGATAGCTGTGGAAAATCAGGGAACTGGAGATGCAGGAAGCATTTTCGTCAACGCTCCCGAAATATCTTTCAACTCAGGTGGTAGTATTACTGCCGCTACAGCTTCTGGTAATGGGGGTGAGATTAGGATAAATTCATCAGATCTCAGATTAGATGATGCTTTCATTACCGCCACGGCTGGTGAAAGGGGCAACGGTGGTAACATCGAGATCAACACAGATGCCCTAGTTCTGGACAACAGCAGCATTACCGCCAACGCCTTCTCTGGTACTGGAGGGAACATCGAGATTAATACAGCTTTGTTACTGCAAAGGGACTCTGAAGTTAGCGCTAGTTCTGAATTAGGGTTAGATGGTCAAGTAGAAATTAACCAACTCAACTCACCATCGACTCTCTTTGTGATTTCCGCCGCTCCCATAGTCTTTTCCACAGAAACAGCGATCGCACCCCCTTGTTCTCAGCAAAAAGCGGAATTTTCGCTCACAGGCACATCAGGACTACCTTTACCCCCTAGTGACCTGCAATTTCCTGGTTCTGGTAGTGATGCGCTCGAAGCTAATGCTTTAGTTCATCGCCCTGACGGTTCAATTTCCTTAGCTTATTCTCCTTCTTTGGACTTGCCTTGCCAGAAGTAG